The following proteins come from a genomic window of Geminicoccaceae bacterium SCSIO 64248:
- a CDS encoding sigma-54 dependent transcriptional regulator yields MKTDILVVDDESEVRDAIAGILEDEGYKPRLAANSDEAFLAVQRRVPGLVLLDIWLEGSRKDGMALLEDLKAIDPTLPILMISGHGTIETAVTAIKKGAYDFLEKPFQADRLLVLINRAIEAARLKRENIELAKRAGGPFELIGRSPAMQQVRTLIARAAPTNSRLLLTGPPGSGKEVVARQVHARSRRSEGPFIVVSAATMTGDRMETELFGAEAGYPTPDRPRQLGLFEQAHGGTILLDEVADMPQEAQAKILRVLQEQSFIRPGGQNRVDVDVRVLAASNRDLQAEMTAGRFRSDLFYRLNVVPIPVPSLAERRLDIPLLAEHFMERAASVAGLPSRKVSDDTMTLLQAADWPGNVRQLRNVIEWMLIMAPGEVRDPIGVDGLPPEFAQQTTADLNPNANGELMTLGLREARVHFERRYLQAQLDRFGGNISRTASFVGMERSALHRKLKSLNIHSDD; encoded by the coding sequence ATGAAGACCGACATCCTGGTGGTCGATGACGAGTCGGAAGTTCGCGACGCCATCGCCGGCATTCTCGAAGACGAAGGCTACAAGCCTCGCCTGGCCGCAAACAGCGACGAGGCTTTCCTGGCGGTGCAGCGACGTGTGCCGGGCCTTGTCCTGCTCGACATATGGCTCGAGGGCAGCCGCAAGGACGGCATGGCCCTGCTCGAGGATCTCAAGGCGATCGATCCGACGCTGCCCATCCTCATGATCAGCGGCCACGGCACGATCGAGACCGCGGTGACCGCCATCAAGAAGGGCGCCTACGACTTCCTGGAGAAGCCCTTCCAGGCCGACCGCCTCCTCGTGCTGATCAACCGGGCGATCGAGGCGGCCCGGCTGAAGCGGGAGAACATCGAGCTCGCCAAGCGCGCCGGAGGCCCGTTCGAGCTGATCGGCCGCTCGCCGGCGATGCAGCAGGTCCGGACGCTGATCGCCCGTGCCGCACCGACCAACAGCCGGCTCCTTCTGACCGGACCTCCGGGCAGCGGCAAGGAGGTCGTCGCGCGTCAGGTCCACGCCCGCTCGCGCCGCTCCGAGGGTCCGTTCATCGTGGTCAGCGCGGCGACGATGACCGGCGATCGCATGGAGACCGAGCTGTTCGGCGCCGAGGCCGGCTACCCGACGCCCGACCGGCCGCGTCAGCTCGGCCTGTTCGAGCAGGCTCACGGCGGCACGATCCTGCTGGACGAGGTGGCCGACATGCCGCAGGAGGCGCAGGCCAAGATTCTCCGCGTGCTGCAGGAGCAGAGCTTCATCCGGCCCGGCGGGCAGAACCGCGTCGACGTGGACGTGCGCGTGCTGGCGGCGTCCAACCGGGATCTCCAGGCCGAGATGACGGCGGGACGTTTCCGCTCCGACCTGTTCTACCGGCTCAACGTCGTGCCGATCCCCGTTCCGTCGCTGGCGGAGCGCCGGCTCGACATTCCCTTGCTGGCTGAGCATTTCATGGAGCGGGCGGCATCGGTCGCGGGCCTGCCGTCGCGCAAGGTCTCCGACGACACCATGACGCTGCTCCAGGCGGCGGACTGGCCCGGCAACGTCCGGCAGCTGCGCAACGTCATCGAGTGGATGCTGATCATGGCGCCGGGCGAGGTCCGCGATCCGATCGGAGTCGACGGCCTGCCGCCGGAGTTCGCGCAGCAGACGACCGCCGACCTCAACCCGAATGCCAATGGCGAGCTGATGACCCTGGGCCTGCGCGAGGCTCGCGTGCATTTCGAGCGGCGCTACCTGCAGGCTCAGCTCGACCGCTTCGGCGGCAACATATCGCGCACGGCCAGTTTCGTCGGCATGGAGCGATCGGCCCTGCACCGCAAGCTCAAGTCGCTGAACATCCACAGCGACGACTGA
- the hflX gene encoding GTPase HflX — protein sequence MRGADNGSAPTGRAWVLHPWTVSSERDPDRRLEEACGLAQAIALDVQVSELVPLRRPVPATLIGGGKVDEVKTRLEAEPADVVVIDGALSPVQQRNLERAWKCKVIDRTGLILEIFGARARTREGTLQVELAALGYQRSRLVRSWTHLERQRGGFGFLGGPGESQIEVDRRRIDERMVRIRKDLEDVRRTRGLHREARARVPYPIVALVGYTNAGKSTLFNRMTGASVLAEDQVFATLDPTMRAVALDTGRMVILSDTVGFISDLPTTLVAAFRATLEEVEAADVILHVRDISHPESERQRDDVLKVLAELGLDENHLQRRMIEFWNKVDLLPDDALATVAAEAGRVPNVVLGSALTGKGAPTLLQTIDGHLAAAYVDARVTVDPADGELQAWLHRHADVRERAVEADGRLDFHIAIAPLDLDRLRGRIEGRSAVLTIEPEPGGRLH from the coding sequence ATGCGCGGCGCCGACAACGGCTCCGCCCCGACCGGGCGGGCCTGGGTCCTCCATCCCTGGACCGTGTCCTCGGAGCGCGATCCGGACCGACGCCTGGAGGAGGCCTGCGGTCTCGCCCAGGCGATAGCGCTCGACGTCCAGGTCAGCGAGCTGGTGCCGTTGCGTCGTCCGGTTCCGGCGACGCTGATCGGCGGCGGCAAGGTCGACGAGGTCAAGACGCGGCTCGAGGCGGAGCCGGCGGACGTCGTCGTGATCGACGGCGCGCTCAGCCCCGTCCAGCAGCGCAATCTCGAGCGCGCCTGGAAATGCAAGGTCATCGACCGCACCGGGCTGATCCTCGAGATCTTCGGCGCGCGTGCTCGGACCCGCGAGGGTACGCTCCAGGTCGAGCTGGCGGCGCTGGGCTACCAGCGCTCGCGCCTCGTCCGTTCGTGGACCCATCTCGAACGTCAGCGCGGCGGCTTCGGCTTCCTCGGCGGGCCGGGTGAATCGCAGATCGAGGTCGACCGGCGCCGGATCGACGAGCGCATGGTCCGCATCCGCAAGGACCTGGAGGACGTCCGGCGCACGCGCGGCCTCCATCGCGAGGCAAGGGCGCGCGTGCCCTATCCGATCGTCGCCCTGGTCGGCTACACGAACGCGGGCAAGTCCACCTTGTTCAACCGGATGACGGGGGCCTCCGTCCTGGCGGAGGATCAGGTGTTCGCGACGCTGGACCCGACCATGCGCGCCGTCGCCCTCGATACCGGGCGGATGGTGATCCTGTCCGACACGGTGGGGTTCATCTCCGATTTGCCGACCACCCTGGTCGCCGCCTTCCGCGCGACCTTGGAGGAGGTCGAAGCCGCCGACGTGATCCTGCACGTGCGCGACATCAGCCATCCCGAGAGCGAGCGGCAGCGCGACGACGTGCTCAAGGTCCTGGCCGAGCTCGGCCTCGACGAGAATCACCTGCAGCGCCGCATGATCGAGTTCTGGAACAAGGTCGACCTGCTGCCGGACGACGCGCTCGCGACCGTCGCGGCGGAGGCCGGTCGCGTGCCGAACGTCGTGCTGGGATCGGCGCTGACCGGGAAGGGCGCGCCGACCCTCCTGCAGACGATCGACGGCCATCTCGCCGCCGCCTATGTCGATGCCCGCGTCACGGTCGATCCCGCCGACGGCGAGCTGCAGGCGTGGCTGCACCGTCACGCCGACGTCCGGGAGCGCGCCGTCGAGGCCGACGGACGCCTCGATTTCCATATCGCGATCGCTCCCTTGGATCTCGACCGGCTCCGCGGCCGCATCGAGGGCCGCAGCGCGGTCCTGACGATCGAGCCCGAGCCCGGCGGCCGCCTGCACTGA
- the groES gene encoding co-chaperone GroES, which produces MFKPLHDRVAVKRLEEETRTAGGVIIPDTAKEKPSQGEVVAVGPGARDEDGKRIEPDVKVGDVVLFGKWSGTEVKIDGQELLIMKEADIMGIVTQAAAE; this is translated from the coding sequence ATGTTCAAGCCCTTGCACGATCGCGTCGCTGTCAAGCGCCTCGAGGAAGAGACGCGGACCGCCGGCGGCGTGATCATTCCTGACACGGCCAAGGAGAAGCCGTCACAGGGCGAGGTTGTCGCCGTGGGCCCGGGCGCCCGTGACGAGGACGGCAAGCGCATCGAGCCGGACGTGAAGGTCGGCGACGTCGTCCTGTTCGGCAAGTGGTCGGGCACCGAGGTCAAGATCGACGGCCAGGAGCTCCTGATCATGAAGGAGGCCGACATCATGGGCATCGTCACCCAGGCCGCCGCCGAGTAG
- a CDS encoding PAS domain-containing sensor histidine kinase, whose amino-acid sequence MQPTERIRSIASNGRRLGETRTRLRERLRRLGLSDRLALVLAIAALLSGIATFGVLTGTGPEGPDARTVLVLLNVNLILMLLLGAVVARRLVQLVLARRQGSAGSKLHIQFVALLSAVAVLPAILVAVFSILFLNYGLDSWFSDRVRQALANAQTVAQAYLEEHKEIIRADALAMAADLNREGPALAGDARMFQNLVDTQAAIRSLTEAVVLQSNGRVVARSGLSFLGDFQDLPMSVFDRAATGDVQILTSETDDRVRALVRLDSFVDAYLFVGRFVDPVVLGHMETTQRLVDEYQLMAEERSGIQITFALLFMVVALLLLLAAVWVALSFANRLVTPISWLIAAANRVSQGDLTARVPAVEQNDEVASLSRAFNRMTGQLAGQRQTLIEVNDQLDSRRRFTEAVLSGVSSGVLGVDDHGRITLPNRAAAAFLDRDPGQLVGEPLITVVPEFAGLLTQVAAAPDRTVGHQLDVIRAGQTRTLIVRASAQTGESGIVGFVVSFDDISDLLQAQRKAAWSEIARRIAHEIKNPLTPIRLSAERLRRRYLRQIAEDPDIFTNCTDTIIRQVDNIRRLIDEFSSFARMPAPVFNVELAGDLVRQAVTMQEVAWPAIAFETTLPADEVHLYCDSHQVAQALINLLQNAVDSVRARHGDSTDGRIAVSLSTTGRGAVVEVRDNGSGFPPELRDRLTQPYVTSRAEGTGLGLAIVDKIMEQHGGSLMLVDPAEGGAAVQLFFPAVPQPPAVTAANLEETVDR is encoded by the coding sequence GTGCAACCGACGGAACGCATACGATCGATCGCTTCGAACGGCCGGCGCCTCGGCGAGACGCGCACGCGGCTGCGGGAGCGGCTGCGCCGGCTCGGCCTGAGCGATCGCCTGGCCCTCGTGCTGGCGATCGCGGCGCTCCTCTCGGGCATCGCGACCTTCGGCGTGCTCACCGGAACCGGCCCCGAGGGGCCGGACGCCCGGACCGTCCTCGTCCTGCTCAACGTCAACCTGATCCTGATGCTGCTGCTGGGCGCGGTCGTCGCGCGCCGGCTCGTCCAGCTCGTCCTGGCCAGGCGGCAAGGATCGGCCGGCTCGAAGCTGCACATCCAGTTCGTCGCCCTCCTGAGCGCCGTCGCCGTCCTGCCGGCCATCCTGGTCGCGGTCTTCTCGATCCTGTTCCTCAATTACGGCTTGGATTCCTGGTTCAGCGACCGCGTGCGGCAGGCGCTCGCCAACGCGCAGACCGTCGCCCAGGCCTATCTCGAGGAGCACAAGGAGATCATCCGCGCTGACGCCCTGGCCATGGCGGCCGACCTCAACCGGGAAGGGCCGGCGCTGGCGGGCGATGCCCGCATGTTCCAGAACCTCGTCGATACCCAGGCGGCGATCCGCTCGCTGACCGAGGCGGTCGTGCTCCAGAGTAACGGGCGCGTGGTCGCGCGCAGCGGCCTCAGCTTTCTCGGCGACTTCCAGGACCTGCCGATGTCGGTCTTCGACCGCGCGGCGACCGGCGACGTCCAGATCCTGACCAGCGAGACCGACGACCGGGTGCGCGCCCTGGTGCGCCTCGACAGCTTCGTCGACGCCTATCTCTTCGTCGGCCGCTTCGTCGATCCGGTCGTCCTCGGCCACATGGAGACCACGCAGCGCCTGGTCGACGAGTACCAGCTGATGGCCGAGGAGCGCTCCGGCATCCAGATCACCTTCGCGCTCCTGTTCATGGTGGTGGCGCTTTTGCTCCTGCTCGCGGCCGTGTGGGTCGCGCTCAGCTTCGCCAACCGCCTGGTCACGCCGATCAGCTGGCTGATCGCGGCGGCGAACCGGGTCAGCCAGGGCGACCTGACCGCCCGGGTCCCGGCCGTCGAGCAGAACGACGAGGTCGCGTCGCTGTCGCGCGCCTTCAACCGCATGACCGGTCAGCTGGCCGGGCAGCGCCAGACGCTGATCGAGGTCAACGACCAGCTCGACAGCCGGAGGCGATTCACCGAGGCGGTGCTCTCCGGCGTGTCGTCCGGCGTGCTGGGCGTCGACGATCACGGGCGGATCACCTTGCCGAACCGCGCGGCGGCGGCCTTTCTCGATCGCGATCCCGGCCAGCTCGTCGGCGAGCCGCTCATCACGGTGGTCCCGGAGTTCGCCGGCCTGCTGACCCAGGTCGCGGCCGCGCCGGACCGGACCGTCGGCCACCAGCTGGACGTCATCCGCGCCGGCCAGACCCGCACGCTGATCGTCCGCGCCTCGGCCCAGACCGGCGAGAGCGGCATCGTCGGCTTCGTCGTCAGCTTCGACGACATCTCCGACCTTCTCCAGGCCCAGCGCAAGGCGGCGTGGTCGGAGATCGCGCGGCGCATCGCGCACGAGATCAAGAACCCGCTGACGCCGATCCGCCTCTCGGCCGAACGTTTGCGCCGGCGCTACCTCCGTCAGATCGCCGAGGATCCGGACATCTTCACCAACTGCACCGATACGATCATTCGCCAGGTCGACAACATCCGCCGGCTGATCGACGAGTTCTCATCGTTCGCCCGGATGCCGGCGCCGGTCTTCAACGTCGAACTTGCAGGCGATCTCGTTCGCCAAGCCGTGACGATGCAGGAGGTGGCGTGGCCGGCGATCGCCTTCGAGACGACGCTTCCCGCCGACGAGGTGCATCTGTATTGTGATTCGCATCAGGTCGCGCAAGCCTTGATCAACCTCTTGCAAAACGCCGTCGATTCCGTGCGGGCCCGCCATGGCGATTCGACCGACGGCCGGATCGCGGTGAGTCTTTCGACGACCGGGCGAGGAGCGGTCGTCGAGGTCCGCGACAACGGCAGCGGGTTCCCGCCGGAGTTGCGTGATCGCCTTACTCAACCCTACGTTACATCACGAGCCGAGGGGACGGGCCTCGGACTCGCGATCGTAGACAAGATCATGGAGCAGCATGGCGGCAGCCTCATGCTCGTCGACCCTGCCGAGGGCGGCGCTGCCGTTCAGCTTTTCTTCCCTGCCGTGCCGCAGCCTCCAGCGGTCACGGCTGCTAACCTTGAGGAGACGGTCGACCGATGA
- the hfq gene encoding RNA chaperone Hfq, whose translation MPADKNQNLQDLFLNHIRKNKIPVTIFLINGVKLQGVVSSFDNFCLLLRRDGHVQLVYKHAVSTVMPSQAIRLYDPESEAAPAPA comes from the coding sequence ATGCCAGCCGACAAAAACCAGAATTTGCAGGATCTGTTCCTGAATCATATTCGCAAGAATAAGATTCCGGTTACGATCTTTCTGATCAACGGTGTCAAGCTGCAGGGTGTGGTCAGTTCCTTCGACAATTTCTGTCTGCTGCTCCGCCGCGACGGGCACGTCCAGCTGGTCTATAAGCACGCCGTGTCGACGGTGATGCCGTCGCAGGCGATCCGGCTCTACGATCCCGAGAGCGAGGCGGCACCCGCTCCGGCCTGA
- the trkA gene encoding Trk system potassium transporter TrkA, protein MKVIVCGAGQVGSNIARYLATAGNDVTVIDQRADLTRRISDSLDIQGITGFASHPEVLEQAGASNADLLIAVTFSDEVNMIACQIAHSLFDVPTRIARVRSQSYMQGRWRDLFSRNHLPIDYVISPEIEVAHDIVRRLRVPGAIEVIPFAHDAVRLIGVRCEATTPVLNTPLRQLAYLFPDLPLLCVGVSRDDQFFIPSGDDALIEADEVYFVVATSHVARAMPIFGHEEHSIERVVIAGGGNIGLFLAQELEQEHPDIALKVVEGSQDRAVFIADKLRQATVLHGDARDREILEEAGIHSAQAIVTLTNDDEVNIMAGLLAKRYGCKSALALVTNTAYAPLTGTLGLDVVINPRQTTVSSVLRHVRRGRIRSVHTLRDGAAEIFEAEALETSPLVGEPLRDVRLPPGVVVGAVIRGQEVIIPRGDTVVRANDRVVIVARAQAVKKAEKLFAVRLDFF, encoded by the coding sequence ATGAAAGTGATCGTATGCGGGGCCGGCCAGGTGGGCTCGAACATCGCCCGCTACCTCGCGACCGCCGGCAACGACGTGACGGTCATCGACCAGCGCGCCGATCTGACGCGTCGAATCAGCGACAGTCTGGACATCCAGGGGATCACCGGCTTCGCCTCGCATCCCGAGGTGCTGGAGCAGGCGGGCGCCAGCAACGCCGACCTGCTGATCGCGGTCACCTTCTCCGACGAAGTCAACATGATCGCCTGCCAGATCGCGCATTCGCTGTTCGACGTGCCGACGCGGATCGCGCGGGTCCGCAGCCAAAGCTACATGCAGGGCCGGTGGCGCGACCTGTTCAGCCGCAACCACCTGCCGATCGACTACGTCATCTCGCCCGAGATCGAGGTCGCGCACGACATCGTCCGCCGGCTGCGGGTTCCCGGCGCGATCGAGGTCATCCCCTTCGCCCATGACGCCGTGCGGCTCATCGGGGTCCGTTGCGAGGCGACGACGCCGGTCCTCAACACGCCGCTGCGCCAGCTGGCCTACCTGTTTCCCGACCTGCCTTTGCTCTGCGTCGGCGTGAGCCGGGACGACCAGTTCTTCATTCCCAGCGGCGACGACGCCCTGATCGAGGCCGACGAGGTCTACTTCGTCGTTGCGACCAGCCACGTCGCGCGGGCGATGCCGATCTTCGGCCACGAGGAGCACAGCATCGAGCGCGTCGTGATCGCGGGTGGCGGAAATATCGGCCTGTTTCTTGCTCAGGAATTGGAGCAGGAGCATCCCGACATCGCGCTGAAGGTCGTCGAGGGCAGCCAGGACCGCGCGGTGTTCATCGCCGACAAGCTCCGTCAGGCGACGGTGCTGCACGGCGATGCTAGGGACCGGGAAATTCTCGAGGAGGCAGGAATCCACTCGGCGCAGGCGATCGTGACGCTGACCAACGACGACGAGGTCAACATCATGGCCGGCCTGCTCGCCAAGCGTTATGGCTGCAAAAGCGCGCTCGCCCTGGTGACCAATACCGCCTATGCGCCGCTGACCGGCACATTGGGGCTCGACGTGGTCATCAATCCCAGGCAGACCACCGTCTCCAGCGTTCTCCGGCATGTCCGCCGCGGCCGGATCCGCTCGGTGCATACCTTGCGGGACGGGGCGGCCGAGATCTTCGAGGCCGAGGCGCTCGAGACGTCACCGCTCGTCGGCGAGCCGCTTCGGGACGTCCGGTTGCCGCCGGGCGTGGTGGTGGGTGCGGTCATCCGCGGCCAGGAGGTCATCATCCCGCGGGGCGATACCGTCGTGCGGGCGAACGACCGGGTGGTGATCGTCGCACGGGCGCAAGCGGTGAAGAAGGCCGAGAAATTGTTCGCGGTCCGGCTCGACTTCTTCTGA
- the groL gene encoding chaperonin GroEL (60 kDa chaperone family; promotes refolding of misfolded polypeptides especially under stressful conditions; forms two stacked rings of heptamers to form a barrel-shaped 14mer; ends can be capped by GroES; misfolded proteins enter the barrel where they are refolded when GroES binds) yields the protein MAAKEIKFSVDARAKMLRGVDILADAVKVTLGPKGRNVVLEKSFGAPRITKDGVTVAKEIELGDKFENMGAQMVREVASRTNDEAGDGTTTATVLAQAIVREGAKAVAAGLNPMDLKRGVDVAVEAVVKSIKSVSRPVNTENEVAQVGTISANGDRSIGDMISQAMQKVGKEGVITVEEAKGLETELDVVEGMQFDRGYLSPYFVTNSEKMTVDLEDPYILIHEKKLSGLQPLLPVLEAVVQSSRPLLIVAEDVEGEALATLVVNKLRGGLKVAAVKAPGFGDRRKAMLEDIAVLTGGQVISEEVGIKLEQVTLEMLGRAKKVVITKEETTIVDGSGEKSAIEGRVGQIRTQIEETTSDYDREKLQERLAKLAGGVAVIKVGGGSEVEVKEKKDRVDDALHATRAAVEEGVVPGGGVTLLYATKALADVSVANDDQRVGVDIVRRALLTPLKQIVFNAGGDGSVVAGKLLESTDTGLGYDAQTGEYTDLIKAGIIDPTKVVRTALQDAASVAGLLITTEAMVAERPEKKAPAGGPPGGMGGMGDMDF from the coding sequence ATGGCTGCCAAAGAGATCAAGTTCAGCGTCGACGCGCGCGCCAAGATGCTGCGCGGCGTCGACATTCTCGCCGATGCCGTCAAGGTCACGCTCGGCCCGAAGGGTCGCAACGTCGTCCTCGAGAAGTCGTTCGGCGCTCCCCGGATCACCAAGGACGGCGTGACCGTCGCCAAGGAGATCGAGCTCGGCGACAAGTTCGAGAACATGGGCGCTCAGATGGTGCGCGAAGTCGCGTCGCGCACCAACGACGAGGCCGGTGACGGCACCACCACCGCCACCGTGCTCGCCCAGGCGATCGTACGCGAGGGCGCCAAGGCGGTTGCCGCCGGCCTGAACCCGATGGACCTGAAGCGCGGCGTCGACGTCGCGGTCGAGGCCGTCGTCAAGAGCATCAAGTCCGTCTCGCGTCCGGTCAACACCGAGAACGAGGTGGCCCAGGTCGGCACGATCTCGGCTAACGGCGACCGTTCGATCGGCGACATGATCTCGCAGGCGATGCAGAAGGTCGGCAAGGAAGGCGTGATCACGGTCGAGGAGGCCAAGGGCCTCGAGACCGAGCTCGACGTCGTCGAGGGCATGCAGTTCGACCGCGGCTATCTCTCGCCGTACTTCGTCACCAACAGCGAGAAGATGACGGTCGACCTCGAGGATCCGTACATCCTCATCCACGAGAAGAAGCTCTCCGGCCTGCAGCCGCTGCTGCCCGTGCTCGAGGCCGTCGTCCAGTCGTCCCGTCCGCTCCTGATCGTCGCCGAGGACGTCGAGGGCGAGGCGCTCGCCACCCTGGTCGTCAACAAGCTTCGTGGCGGCCTCAAGGTCGCGGCCGTGAAGGCGCCGGGCTTCGGCGACCGCCGCAAGGCCATGCTCGAGGACATCGCCGTCCTGACCGGCGGCCAGGTCATCAGCGAAGAGGTCGGCATCAAGCTCGAGCAGGTCACGCTCGAGATGCTGGGCCGCGCCAAGAAGGTCGTGATCACGAAGGAAGAGACCACGATCGTCGACGGCTCGGGCGAGAAGAGCGCGATCGAGGGCCGCGTCGGCCAGATCCGCACCCAGATCGAAGAGACCACGTCCGACTACGACCGTGAGAAGCTGCAGGAGCGCCTGGCGAAGCTGGCCGGCGGCGTCGCGGTCATCAAGGTCGGCGGCGGTTCCGAGGTCGAGGTGAAGGAGAAGAAGGACCGCGTCGACGACGCCCTGCACGCGACCCGTGCGGCGGTCGAGGAAGGCGTGGTTCCGGGCGGCGGCGTCACGCTTCTGTACGCCACCAAGGCCCTGGCCGACGTCAGCGTCGCCAACGACGACCAGCGCGTCGGCGTCGACATCGTCCGTCGCGCCTTGCTCACCCCGCTGAAGCAGATCGTCTTCAACGCGGGCGGCGACGGCTCGGTCGTGGCCGGCAAGCTGCTCGAGTCGACCGACACCGGCCTCGGCTACGACGCCCAGACGGGCGAGTACACCGACCTGATCAAGGCCGGCATCATCGACCCGACCAAGGTCGTCCGCACCGCGCTGCAGGACGCCGCCTCGGTCGCCGGCCTGCTGATCACCACCGAGGCCATGGTCGCCGAGCGGCCTGAGAAGAAGGCCCCGGCCGGCGGTCCTCCGGGTGGCATGGGCGGCATGGGCGACATGGACTTCTGA
- a CDS encoding D-amino-acid transaminase, whose amino-acid sequence MARIAYVNGRYRPIDEAAVGVEERGFQFSDGVYEVVKFVKGAFSDLDRHMARLGRSLDGLRIAWPMTEKALRLVLAETVRRNGLRDALVYIQVSRGVAPRNHLFPKGAPSSLVVTVRRPKAPGADEIENGVAVCSQPDIRWGRCDIKSVSLLANVLARQAAQEQGAREAWLVDEHEGVVTEGSSSNAYIVDREGRLRTHPLGEAILGGVTRSVILEMARADGITVDERAFTLEEAKQAREAFLTSTSSFVTPVTRIDDHSIGNGHPGSVTRRLIELYNNHLVAC is encoded by the coding sequence ATGGCGCGTATCGCCTACGTCAACGGACGGTATCGGCCGATCGACGAAGCCGCCGTCGGCGTCGAGGAACGTGGCTTTCAGTTTTCGGACGGCGTGTACGAGGTCGTGAAGTTCGTCAAAGGGGCGTTCAGCGACCTCGACCGTCACATGGCGCGGCTTGGCCGCTCGCTGGACGGTCTGCGCATCGCCTGGCCGATGACGGAGAAGGCCCTGCGCCTCGTCCTTGCCGAGACGGTTCGCCGCAACGGCCTGCGCGACGCCCTGGTCTACATCCAGGTCAGCCGGGGCGTGGCGCCCAGAAACCATCTGTTCCCGAAAGGAGCGCCGTCGTCCCTGGTGGTGACGGTGCGCCGGCCCAAGGCGCCGGGAGCGGACGAGATCGAGAACGGCGTCGCCGTCTGCAGCCAGCCCGACATCCGCTGGGGGCGGTGCGACATCAAGTCGGTCAGCCTGCTCGCCAACGTGCTGGCGCGCCAGGCCGCACAGGAGCAGGGTGCGCGCGAAGCCTGGCTGGTCGATGAGCACGAAGGTGTCGTGACCGAAGGAAGCAGCTCGAACGCCTATATCGTCGATCGTGAGGGCCGCCTTCGTACCCATCCGCTCGGGGAGGCGATCCTGGGCGGGGTGACGCGCAGCGTCATCCTGGAAATGGCGCGCGCGGACGGCATCACGGTCGACGAGCGGGCGTTCACGCTGGAGGAAGCGAAGCAGGCGCGCGAGGCGTTTCTCACGAGCACGTCCTCCTTTGTGACGCCTGTGACGCGAATCGACGACCATTCCATCGGCAACGGCCATCCCGGGTCCGTGACGCGAAGGCTGATCGAGTTGTACAACAATCACCTTGTCGCGTGTTGA